Proteins found in one Macrobrachium nipponense isolate FS-2020 chromosome 35, ASM1510439v2, whole genome shotgun sequence genomic segment:
- the LOC135208221 gene encoding uncharacterized protein LOC135208221 yields MQLLLLMLSSVAIASAQTEEWCRCAAFVTYERTEIMVYEAAEVPITACDAVAAEECKAGCVAELSTASDNGDLWHITKKGITIGQYICSYLAKQLFYYLHNHRVYGYYEVCGGAWQYADIQSQQMLCCVAGKHEHCVSDETMNSGEH; encoded by the exons ATGCAGCTCTTATTGCTAATGCTCTCATCCGTTGCAATTGCGAG TGCGCAGACGGAAGAATGGTGTCGGTGCGCAGCTTTCGTAACTTACGAGCGCACCGAAATCATGGTTTACGAAGCAGCGGAAGTGCCCATTACAGCGTGCGATGCAGTTGCAGCGGAAGAATGCAAAGCTGGTTGCGTTGCGGAG CTCTCTACCGCCAGTGACAATGGCGACCTTTGGCACATCACCAAAAAAGGAATTACCATTGGTCAGTACATCTGCAGCTACCTTGCGAAGCAACTTTTCTATTACCTGCACAATCACAGG GTCTACGGATACTACGAAGTATGTGGCGGCGCTTGGCAGTACGCTGACATCCAATCTCAGCAGATGCTGTGCTGTGTTGCAGGTAAACACGAACATTGTGTGTCTGATGAAACTATGAACTCGGGCGAGCACTGA
- the LOC135208533 gene encoding tubulin alpha-1D chain, translating into MRECISVHVGQAGVQMGNACWELYCLEHGIQPDGQMPSDKTVGGGDDSFNTFFSETGSGKHVPRAVFVDLEPSVIDEVRTGTYRALFHPEQLITGKEDAANNYARGHYTIGKEIVDVVLERVRKLADQCTGLQGFLIFHSFGGGTGSGFTSLLMERLSVDYGKKSKLEFAIYPAPQVATAVVEPYNSILTTHTTLEHSDCAFMVDNEAIYDICRRNLDIERPTYTNLNRLIGQIVSSITASLRFDGALNVDLTEFQTNLVPYPRIHFPLVTYAPVISAEKAYHEQLSVAEITNACFEPANQMVKCDPRHGKYMACCLLYRGDVVPKDVNAAIAAIKTKRTIQFVDWCPTGFKVGINYQPPTVVPGGDLAKVARAVCMLSNTTAIAEAWARLDHKFDLMYAKRAFVHWYVGEGMEEGEFSEAREDLAALEKDYEEVGLDSAEGEGEEEEGQEY; encoded by the exons ATG CGTGAATGCATTTCAGTCCACGTCGGCCAGGCCGGTGTCCAGATGGGCAACGCCTGCTGGGAACTCTACTGCCTGGAGCATGGCATCCAGCCCGACGGGCAGATGCCCTCCGACAAGACCGTGGGAGGAGGAGACGACTCCTTCAACACTTTCTTCAGCGAGACAGGATCCGGCAAGCACGTTCCCCGAGCTGTTTTCGTAGATCTCGAGCCCTCTGTCATAG ACGAGGTTCGAACCGGCACCTACCGCGCCCTATTCCACCCTGAACAGCTGATCACAGGCAAGGAGGACGCAGCAAACAACTACGCCCGTGGACATTACACAATCGGAAAGGAAATCGTCGATGTGGTCCTCGAAAGAGTACGAAAGCTGGCTGACCAGTGCACAG GTCTTCAGGGCTTCTTGATCTTCCACTCCTTCGGCGGCGGTACTGGATCCGGTTTCACTTCCCTTCTCATGGAGCGCCTCTCTGTAGACTACGGAAAGAAGAGCAAACTCGAGTTCGCCATCTACCCAGCACCACAG GTAGCTACAGCTGTAGTAGAGCCCTACAACTCCATCCTGACCACCCACACGACACTGGAACACTCCGACTGCGCCTTCATGGTCGACAACGAAGCCATCTACGACATCTGCAGGAGGAACTTGGACATCGAACGACCAACCTACACCAACCTCAACAGGCTCATTGGCCAGATTGTGTCTTCCATCACAGCATCACTCAG GTTCGATGGTGCCCTCAACGTCGACTTGACTGAGTTCCAGACCAACCTGGTGCCCTACCCACGAATCCATTTCCCTCTGGTTACCTATGCTCCAGTCATCTCGGCCGAAAAGGCTTACCACGAACAGCTCTCCGTTGCCGAGATTACTAACGCCTGCTTCGAACCTGCTAACCAG ATGGTGAAATGCGACCCACGTCACGGAAAATACATGGCCTGTTGTCTCCTGTACCGAGGCGATGTCGTTCCCAAGGATGTCAACGCCGCCATTGCAGCCATCAAGACCAAGAGGACCATCCAGTTCGTCGACTGGTGCCCAACAGGTTTCAAG GTTGGCATCAACTACCAGCCTCCCACTGTCGTACCCGGCGGTGACTTGGCCAAGGTGGCTCGAGCAGTCTGTATGCTGTCCAACACCACTGCCATCGCCGAGGCCTGGGCACGTCTTGACCACAAGTTCGATCTCATGTACGCCAAGAGGGCCTTCGTCCACTG GTACGTCGGCGAAGGCATGGAAGAAGGCGAGTTCTCCGAAGCCCGCGAGGATCTGGCTGCTCTGGAGAAGGACTACGAGGAGGTCGGCCTCGACTCCGCCgaaggagaaggggaagaggaggagggtcaGGAGTATTAG